A region of Necator americanus strain Aroian chromosome I, whole genome shotgun sequence DNA encodes the following proteins:
- a CDS encoding hypothetical protein (NECATOR_CHRI.G739.T1), giving the protein MIDQSSRNLCNFVDASLLSKVDLPMFSGSILEFLEFWERFSTLIGNKPHIDDATKFSLLKSSLKGKALHCIQGLPITSANYHIAVDILKTYFDDRVTTRHVLFSKLASLPPCDPTGKELQVLYNQMYALIRQFCTYEDGSKEYGLGAILLNKLPCHVRSRICDKTNNQTNLTPTALIRLLTDIVRKESTLREMESQEPDSTSRYTYHVIHNQTLMIRSKKVLLSVRQKRCNFWSKMNHNSFNCQTYKTASERIQVARNNRICFNCLSGNHLTKDCTSKKTCSHCSKRHHTSLCLRYSQRSLASTPMATQIVHVANRSEHPNQTEKNRFHRPSQRQHHEQQDHIHFSEQPSLPSNLAEPATTLHTTQLPHETVKPPLMCADVVLFNPNNENKEVHVTALLDTGASQSYITNDLIEQLQLQPSNSQRTTMFTFGTEKPMSMPLTTKSASAARTTPHISSMSKHYLY; this is encoded by the coding sequence ATGATCGACCAGTCCTCGCGAAATCTTTGCAATTTCGTCGATGCATCTCTTCTCAGCAAGGTGGATCTTCCAATGTTCAGCGGTTCGATTCTTGAGTTCCTAGAATTCTGGGAACGTTTTTCCACCTTGATCGGGAATAAACCGCACATCGATGACGCAACCAAGTTTTCCCTGCTGAAATCTTCACTCAAGGGAAAAGCACTCCACTGCATCCAAGGCCTCCCGATTACATCCGCCAACTACCACATTGCGGTGGACATTCTCAAAACGTACTTCGACGATCGAGTAACAACCCGACATGTGTTGTTCTCCAAATTAGCGAGTCTCCCACCGTGTGACCCAACAGGAAAAGAGCTACAGGTACTTTACAACCAAATGTATGCTCTAATACGACAATTTTGCACTTATGAAGACGGCAGCAAGGAATATGGTCTTGGAGCTATTCTCCTAAACAAACTACCGTGCCATGTGAGAAGCCGGATCTGCGACAAAACCAACAACCAAACCAATCTTACACCAACGGCACTCATCCGTCTTCTCACGGATATTGTCAGGAAAGAATCCACGTTGCGTGAAATGGAGTCCCAGGAACCCGACTCTACAAGCAGGTACACGTACCACGTCATTCATAATCAAACGCTAATGATCCGTTCAAAGAAGGTCCTGCTATCCGTCCGTCAGAAAAGATGCAATTTCTGGTCGAAGATGAATCACAACTCTTTCAACTGCCAGACATACAAGACGGCATCAGAAAGAATCCAGGTCGCCAGAAACAACCGCATTTGCTTCAACTGCTTGTCTGGAAATCATCTAACGAAGGATTGCACCTCGAAGAAAACGTGCTCTCAttgctcaaaacgacatcataCGTCACTCTGCTTGAGATATTCTCAGAGATCGCTCGCCTCAACGCCAATGGCGACGCAGATAGTTCACGTAGCTAACCGTAGCGAACACCCTAACCAAACTGAGAAGAACCGATTTCATCGACCATCACAGCGACAACATCACGAACAACAGGATCACATACACTTCTCGGaacaaccttcactcccatccAACCTTGCGGAACCAGCCACTACCCTTCACACCACTCAGCTACCACACGAAACAGTTAAACCTCCACTAATGTGTGCTGACGTCGTACTCTTCAACCCAAACAACGAAAATAAGGAAGTTCACGTCACGGCTCTATTGGACACGGGAGCATCTCAATCCTACATCACAAACGATCTGATCGAACAACTCCAACTACAACCTTCGAACTCACAACGAACAACAATGTTTACGTTCGGAACGGAAAAACCGATGTCAATGCCACTGACCACGAAATCGGCATCCGCTGCACGGACAACACCACACATCTCCTCCATGTCCAAGCACTACCTATACTGA
- a CDS encoding hypothetical protein (NECATOR_CHRI.G736.T2), which produces MESERFSKWTYILRTLATILTFITRLSTKATQHFGTTKNALRSKAEIILFRMAQIEDPPCSDLQRQLTLFKCGRTHLFRVRTRIHESALPPETKEPILLPQSNITELFILHVHELNHHCGTEQTLIELRKSVWIPKGRSTVKRVINNRCFLCRRNNAKPFKLPDFPPHPDYRVNKPNHPFENCGIDVMGPIKYKSKHGETKKCWILLIICLNCRAIIVDIIRSLSSHTFLHCLRRFIATNGCPKRIICDNAPAFKTFAQAQSDEPMNEKRPEDLLDYCATKKIQFKFIPAFSPWQGGVYE; this is translated from the coding sequence ATGGAATCTGAAAGATTCAGCAAGTGGACCTATATCCTGAGGACACTCGCCACGATCCTCACCTTCATTACCAGACTTTCGACAAAGGCCACTCAACACTTCGGAACTACGAAGAATGCCTTACGATCCAAGGCAGAAATAATTCTATTCCGAATGGCTCAAATCGAAGACCCACCCTGTAGTGATCTGCAACGTCAACTTACACTCTTCAAGTGCGGACGGACACACTTGTTCAGAGTTCGAACAAGAATCCATGAGTCTGCACTACCTCCGGAGACAAAAGAACCTATTCTACTCCCACAAAGCAACATCACCGAGCTATTTATCCTACACGTCCACGAGCTGAATCACCATTGTGGAACAGAACAAACATTAATCGAGCTCCGAAAATCAGTATGGATACCCAAAGGAAGGTCAACAGTGAAACGCGTCATCAACAACCGCTGCTTCCTTTGCAGACGAAATAATGCGAAACCATTCAAGCTACCGGACTTCCCTCCACATCCAGATTATCGCGTCAACAAACCCAACCATCCCTTCGAAAACTGCGGAATTGACGTCATGGGACCAATAAAGTACAAATCCAAACATGGAGAGACCAAAAAATGCTGGATCCTACTAATAATCTGTCTAAACTGCCGTGCCATCATAGTCGACATTATACGCAGTCTCTCATCACATACATTCCTCCACTGTCTAAGACGCTTCATTGCCACGAACGGGTGCCCGAAAAGAATAATCTGCGACAACGCCCCCGCATTCAAGACCTTCGCACAAGCACAATCGGATGAACCCATGAACGAGAAAAGACCAGAAGACTTACTGGACTACTGCGCAACCAAGAAAATCCAATTCAAGTTTATACCTGCGTTCAGTCCGTGGCAAGGAGGAGTTTATGAATGA
- a CDS encoding hypothetical protein (NECATOR_CHRI.G741.T1): MSSLHVLLVAVAVLGHLSSGADKEIDEYPRLNLVEERRVIDFFHLQVRRNAALGKKYKGAKLGMGGQLYALKYDPKMELEAFSFAKYQQTPKEGRGIISFEGDYPGDLMMVLDTFLKNQTAVQQMIYPFATRYGCWMRLLNKVKPYQAKFYCVYDRKPMACEKDSDCIYQPAECRKSLCYLKGK, translated from the exons ATGAGTTCCCTCCACGTTCTTCTGGTTGCA GTAGCCGTTCTTGGCCACCTCAGCTCCGGTGCAGACAAAG AAATTGACGAATATCCAAGGTTGAATCTTGTCGAAGAGCGAAGAGTTAttgatttcttccatttaCAAGTTCGCCGAAATGCTGCTCTCGGCAAGAAATACAAGGGAGCAAAACTTGGCATGGGAGGACAGCTGTATGCGCTG AAGTATGATCCCAAAATGGAACTGGAAGCTTTCAGTTTTGCCAAATACCAGCAAACGCCAAAAGAAGGACGTGGGATAATCTCGTTCGAAGG AGATTATCCAGGGGATCTTATGATGGTACTGGATACGTTCCTGAAGAACCAGACAGCTGTACAGCAG ATGATTTACCCGTTTGCAACACGATACGGATGCTGGATGAGACTTTTGAATAAAGTGAAACCCTATCAAGCAAAGTTCTATTGTGTTTATGATAGAAA gccAATGGCATGTGAGAAAGACAGCGATTGTATCTACCAACCTGCAGAATGTAGGAAAAGCTTGTGTTACCTCAAGggcaaatga
- a CDS encoding hypothetical protein (NECATOR_CHRI.G739.T2) has product METTAPRYKMQYQSLRKWTPLSMQSKKSSRNADFRYKSTKARQQNDISTPVTLQNEQVASPHHPRPDMIDQSSRNLCNFVDASLLSKVDLPMFSGSILEFLEFWERFSTLIGNKPHIDDATKFSLLKSSLKGKALHCIQGLPITSANYHIAVDILKTYFDDRVTTRHVLFSKLASLPPCDPTGKELQVLYNQMYALIRQFCTYEDGSKEYGLGAILLNKLPCHVRSRICDKTNNQTNLTPTALIRLLTDIVRKESTLREMESQEPDSTSRYTYHVIHNQTLMIRSKKVLLSVRQKRCNFWSKMNHNSFNCQTYKTASERIQVARNNRICFNCLSGNHLTKDCTSKKTCSHCSKRHHTSLCLRYSQRSLASTPMATQIVHVANRSEHPNQTEKNRFHRPSQRQHHEQQDHIHFSEQPSLPSNLAEPATTLHTTQLPHETVKPPLMCADVVLFNPNNENKEVHVTALLDTGASQSYITNDLIEQLQLQPSNSQRTTMFTFGTEKPMSMPLTTKSASAARTTPHISSMSKHYLY; this is encoded by the exons ATGGAGACTACCGCACCACGCTACAAGATGCAGTACCAGTCCTTGAGAAAATGGACACCGCTCTCGATGCAATCGAAGAAGAGTTCGAGAAACGCTGACTTCCGCTATAAG AGCACGAAAGCGAGACAACAGAACGACATCTCAACACCAGTCACTCTGCAAAATGAACAAGTGGCATCTCCACATCATCCTAGACCCGACATGATCGACCAGTCCTCGCGAAATCTTTGCAATTTCGTCGATGCATCTCTTCTCAGCAAGGTGGATCTTCCAATGTTCAGCGGTTCGATTCTTGAGTTCCTAGAATTCTGGGAACGTTTTTCCACCTTGATCGGGAATAAACCGCACATCGATGACGCAACCAAGTTTTCCCTGCTGAAATCTTCACTCAAGGGAAAAGCACTCCACTGCATCCAAGGCCTCCCGATTACATCCGCCAACTACCACATTGCGGTGGACATTCTCAAAACGTACTTCGACGATCGAGTAACAACCCGACATGTGTTGTTCTCCAAATTAGCGAGTCTCCCACCGTGTGACCCAACAGGAAAAGAGCTACAGGTACTTTACAACCAAATGTATGCTCTAATACGACAATTTTGCACTTATGAAGACGGCAGCAAGGAATATGGTCTTGGAGCTATTCTCCTAAACAAACTACCGTGCCATGTGAGAAGCCGGATCTGCGACAAAACCAACAACCAAACCAATCTTACACCAACGGCACTCATCCGTCTTCTCACGGATATTGTCAGGAAAGAATCCACGTTGCGTGAAATGGAGTCCCAGGAACCCGACTCTACAAGCAGGTACACGTACCACGTCATTCATAATCAAACGCTAATGATCCGTTCAAAGAAGGTCCTGCTATCCGTCCGTCAGAAAAGATGCAATTTCTGGTCGAAGATGAATCACAACTCTTTCAACTGCCAGACATACAAGACGGCATCAGAAAGAATCCAGGTCGCCAGAAACAACCGCATTTGCTTCAACTGCTTGTCTGGAAATCATCTAACGAAGGATTGCACCTCGAAGAAAACGTGCTCTCAttgctcaaaacgacatcataCGTCACTCTGCTTGAGATATTCTCAGAGATCGCTCGCCTCAACGCCAATGGCGACGCAGATAGTTCACGTAGCTAACCGTAGCGAACACCCTAACCAAACTGAGAAGAACCGATTTCATCGACCATCACAGCGACAACATCACGAACAACAGGATCACATACACTTCTCGGaacaaccttcactcccatccAACCTTGCGGAACCAGCCACTACCCTTCACACCACTCAGCTACCACACGAAACAGTTAAACCTCCACTAATGTGTGCTGACGTCGTACTCTTCAACCCAAACAACGAAAATAAGGAAGTTCACGTCACGGCTCTATTGGACACGGGAGCATCTCAATCCTACATCACAAACGATCTGATCGAACAACTCCAACTACAACCTTCGAACTCACAACGAACAACAATGTTTACGTTCGGAACGGAAAAACCGATGTCAATGCCACTGACCACGAAATCGGCATCCGCTGCACGGACAACACCACACATCTCCTCCATGTCCAAGCACTACCTATACTGA
- a CDS encoding hypothetical protein (NECATOR_CHRI.G736.T1) produces the protein MTSVMESERFSKWTYILRTLATILTFITRLSTKATQHFGTTKNALRSKAEIILFRMAQIEDPPCSDLQRQLTLFKCGRTHLFRVRTRIHESALPPETKEPILLPQSNITELFILHVHELNHHCGTEQTLIELRKSVWIPKGRSTVKRVINNRCFLCRRNNAKPFKLPDFPPHPDYRVNKPNHPFENCGIDVMGPIKYKSKHGETKKCWILLIICLNCRAIIVDIIRSLSSHTFLHCLRRFIATNGCPKRIICDNAPAFKTFAQAQSDEPMNEKRPEDLLDYCATKKIQFKFIPAFSPWQGGVYE, from the coding sequence ATGACATCAGTAATGGAATCTGAAAGATTCAGCAAGTGGACCTATATCCTGAGGACACTCGCCACGATCCTCACCTTCATTACCAGACTTTCGACAAAGGCCACTCAACACTTCGGAACTACGAAGAATGCCTTACGATCCAAGGCAGAAATAATTCTATTCCGAATGGCTCAAATCGAAGACCCACCCTGTAGTGATCTGCAACGTCAACTTACACTCTTCAAGTGCGGACGGACACACTTGTTCAGAGTTCGAACAAGAATCCATGAGTCTGCACTACCTCCGGAGACAAAAGAACCTATTCTACTCCCACAAAGCAACATCACCGAGCTATTTATCCTACACGTCCACGAGCTGAATCACCATTGTGGAACAGAACAAACATTAATCGAGCTCCGAAAATCAGTATGGATACCCAAAGGAAGGTCAACAGTGAAACGCGTCATCAACAACCGCTGCTTCCTTTGCAGACGAAATAATGCGAAACCATTCAAGCTACCGGACTTCCCTCCACATCCAGATTATCGCGTCAACAAACCCAACCATCCCTTCGAAAACTGCGGAATTGACGTCATGGGACCAATAAAGTACAAATCCAAACATGGAGAGACCAAAAAATGCTGGATCCTACTAATAATCTGTCTAAACTGCCGTGCCATCATAGTCGACATTATACGCAGTCTCTCATCACATACATTCCTCCACTGTCTAAGACGCTTCATTGCCACGAACGGGTGCCCGAAAAGAATAATCTGCGACAACGCCCCCGCATTCAAGACCTTCGCACAAGCACAATCGGATGAACCCATGAACGAGAAAAGACCAGAAGACTTACTGGACTACTGCGCAACCAAGAAAATCCAATTCAAGTTTATACCTGCGTTCAGTCCGTGGCAAGGAGGAGTTTATGAATGA
- a CDS encoding hypothetical protein (NECATOR_CHRI.G740.T1), protein MSRFARSNLLISYTRLEQLHRNWISLIAANKEEEKKRFSQYIYKYGDYRTTLQDAVPVLEKMDTALDAIEEEFEKR, encoded by the coding sequence ATGAGCAGATTCGCCCGATCGAATCTGCTCATCAGCTATACCAGGCTAGAACAACTTCATCGGAACTGGATATCACTCATTGCTGCAaacaaagaagaggaaaaaaaaagattctctCAATACATCTACAAATATGGAGACTACCGCACCACGCTACAAGATGCAGTACCAGTCCTTGAGAAAATGGACACCGCTCTCGATGCAATCGAAGAAGAGTTCGAGAAACGCTGA
- a CDS encoding hypothetical protein (NECATOR_CHRI.G738.T1), translating into MTNPARHSDLVELVECFWSHESLGIVDNPNQSDDDKCLEDFNNSIKYNKQERQYSVKLPFKDQLKRGIIEEIDEDQSANISHYLAHHGVISGSKKHTKVRCVSDGSAKRKEGMSINEILHKGPTLLPDLLGVLLRTRTMPIMVSSEIEKAFLTVELQEQSRNCTSFFWLRDPTKPAGRI; encoded by the coding sequence ATGACCAATCCCGCTCGCCACTCCGACCTGGTAGAACTCGTAGAATGCTTCTGGTCACATGAATCTTTAGGAATAGTCGACAATCCCAATCAATCCGATGACGACAAGTGCTTGGAAGACTTTAACAACTCAATCAAGTACAATAAGCAAGAGCGCCAATATTCGGTAAAACTTCCATTCAAAGACCAGCTAAAGAGAGGAATAATAGAAGAAATCGATGAAGACCAATCCGCCAACATTAGTCATTACCTCGCTCACCACGGTGTCATCAGCGGGTCGAAAAAACACACGAAGGTACGCTGTGTTTCCGATGGTTCagcaaaaaggaaagaaggaatgaGCATCAACGAGATACTCCATAAAGGACCAACATTATTACCGGACCTACTCGGAGTCCTTCTTCGAACAAGAACAATGCCAATAATGGTCTCCAGCGAAATTGAAAAAGCCTTCTTGACGGTAGAACTCCAAGAACAGAGCCGAAACTGCACTAGTTTTTTCTGGTTGCGAGATCCTACAAAACCAGCAGGTCGAATATAG
- a CDS encoding hypothetical protein (NECATOR_CHRI.G737.T1) yields the protein MNIRDYVSNNQELNRFMEEQENSKVDEQCKILGVTWKTTTDEFKIHLPRCITETTWTKRRVLQKVASTYDPFGWISAVVLVGKISIQKLWTQNISWDESLPQHLLEEWTQIIESWTLSSVTFPRSLIQDNAPNAKYDIHVFTDASQSAYSASSYLLEKINGHPERAMLLVSKSRLASKKPLMTIPKLELSRLLIRANLLRYLKLHLDIPMDRSFLWSDSRVALSWTQSDKHLPIFIRNREQFEKRLKMQSSVTYQAHKTLQTSQAGDAQ from the coding sequence ATGAATATCAGAGACTATGTCAGCAACAATCAGGAACTGAACAGATTCAtggaagaacaagaaaattccaaagttGACGAACAATGCAAAATCTTAGGCGTGACGTGGAAAACTACTACGGACGAATTCAAAATACACTTACCAAGATGTATAACAGAAACAACATGGACAAAAAGGAGAGTGCTACAAAAGGTAGCAAGCACTTACGATCCCTTCGGTTGGATTTCAGCAGTCGTACTCGTGggaaaaatttccatccaAAAATTGTGGACACAAAATATCAGTTGGGATGAATCACTACCGCAACACCTGCTTGAGGAATGGACACAAATCATCGAGTCGTGGACCTTGTCTTCGGTGACCTTTCCACGTTCACTAATACAAGACAACGCGCCCAATGCAAAGTACGACATCCACGTCTTTACCGATGCGTCACAGTCCGCATACTCCGCCTCTTCTTACTTACTGGAAAAGATCAATGGTCATCCTGAACGAGCAATGCTATTGGTTTCGAAATCACGACTGGCTTCGAAGAAGCCTTTAATGACTATACCAAAACTGGAGCTTTCACGACTGCTCATCCGTGCCAATCTGCTCCGCTATCTGAAACTCCACTTGGACATCCCAATGGACCGATCTTTCCTATGGTCAGACAGCAGAGTCGCACTCTCATGGACACAGTCAGATAAACATCTTCCCATATTTATACGTAACCGCGAACAATTCGAGAAAAGGCTCAAGATGCAATCTTCCGTCACATACCAGGCTCACAAAACCCTGCAGACGTCGCAAGCCGGGGATGCACAATAG
- a CDS encoding hypothetical protein (NECATOR_CHRI.G735.T1): protein MQATRNRTLLMDDLHTPAKESEAICNSRPLTYVNDQEDFLPLRPVDFIRPTVRLSSPRLLNEDNEWKSQYTTKDNLIKDWRFGLQLLETFWNRWQVEYLTSLRERQQISHPYPRIHHNDKPANGEYVLIQDDNNKRGMWKIGQICGSSDGYQRSVQIRLPSRLIITRPINLVSRFEITSNSTTQEHTSTVPTNTQNESTERRFPSPTHHMVTRPKARRQQLSLPLFISIMTALPQCIITASSRCPEELTLDKKIIYATPCVTKGIAVAVYSKADLLVSNYMPTRRNSSFLPPIKESTTLRTKMRMPKMVTILLTLQQLSHTGIKGVEHPI from the coding sequence ATGCAAGCCACAAGAAATCGGACACTTCTAATGGACGATTTACATACACCAGCAAAGGAATCGGAAGCCATTTGCAACTCAAGACCTCTTACATACGTGAACGACCAAGAAGACTTCTTACCTTTACGTCCAGTTGATTTCATACGTCCCACAGTTCGCCTATCTTCTCCCCGCCTGCTCAATGAAGACAATGAATGGAAGTCACAATACACAACGAAAGACAATCTGATCAAAGACTGGAGGTTCGGACTCCAACTTCTCGAGACCTTTTGGAACAGGTGGCAAGTCGAATACCTGACATCTTTACGCGAGCGACAACAAATTTCTCACCCCTATCCACGGATCCATCACAACGACAAGCCAGCAAATGGAGAGTACGTTCTCATCCAAGACGACAACAATAAGAGAGGCATGTGGAAAATAGGACAAATATGTGGATCATCCGACGGATATCAGCGTTCAGTTCAAATTCGACTGCCTTCACGACTGATAATAACAAGGCCCATCAACCTTGTCAGCCGCTTCGAAATCACTTCAAATTCAACTACTCAAGAACACACTTCAACTGTGCCCACGAATACTCAGAACGAATCAACGGAAAGAAGATTCCCATCCCCAACCCATCATATGGTCACTCGGCCCAAAGCTCGACGACAACAACTGAGCCTACCCTTATTCATTTCGATCATGACAGCTCTCCCACAGTGCATCATTACGGCCAGCTCTCGTTGTCCTGAAGAACTAACACTTGACAAGAAAATCATTTACGCAACTCCGTGTGTGACAAAGGGAATAGCTGTAGCAGTGTATTCAAAGGCAGATCTGCTGGTTTCCAATTACATGCCCACACGGCGAAACTCGAGCTTCCTTCCACCCATCAAAGAATCTACAACTCTGCGAACGAAAATGCGAATGCCCAAAATGGTCACAATTCTGCTCACACTACAACAACTCTCGCACACAGGAATCAAAGGCGTCGAACATCCCATCTGa